From the Streptomyces sp. Tu 2975 genome, one window contains:
- a CDS encoding polyketide synthase, translating to MTTPPSGPDLGQDPNAVAVVGMACRFGPATSVERLWELLEQQRTGIRRYSADELIALGHDPATVRHEAFVPAGAVLEDADAFDAEFFGYSAQHAEWLDPQQRLLLEVAWHALEDAGFAPDATGLRTGVYVSVGQPVHPPVRITELDAAGMMRFSSTDKDFAAGRISYKLGLTGPSMSVQSACSSTLVGLHLAAEGLLAEECDLAVVAGASLHFPQAGYLAAPGMILSPSGECRPFDDTADGTVFGNGGGALVLRRLADALRDGDPVRAVLRGSAVGNDGARKMDYHAPSPRGRRR from the coding sequence ATGACCACACCGCCCAGCGGCCCCGACCTCGGGCAGGACCCGAACGCCGTCGCCGTCGTCGGCATGGCCTGCCGGTTCGGGCCCGCCACCTCCGTCGAACGGCTGTGGGAACTGCTCGAGCAGCAGCGCACCGGTATCCGCCGCTACAGCGCCGACGAGCTGATCGCCCTCGGCCACGACCCGGCGACCGTGCGGCACGAAGCGTTCGTGCCGGCCGGGGCCGTACTGGAGGACGCCGACGCCTTCGACGCCGAGTTCTTCGGCTACAGCGCCCAGCACGCCGAATGGCTCGACCCCCAGCAGCGGCTGCTGCTGGAGGTCGCCTGGCACGCCTTGGAGGACGCCGGGTTCGCCCCCGACGCCACCGGCCTGCGCACCGGCGTGTACGTCTCCGTCGGCCAGCCCGTCCACCCCCCGGTCCGGATCACCGAACTCGACGCCGCCGGGATGATGCGGTTCTCCTCCACCGACAAGGACTTCGCGGCCGGCCGCATCTCCTACAAACTCGGCCTGACCGGACCGAGCATGAGCGTGCAGTCCGCCTGCTCCAGCACCCTGGTCGGCCTGCACCTGGCCGCCGAGGGCCTCCTCGCGGAGGAGTGCGACCTCGCGGTGGTGGCCGGCGCGTCGCTGCACTTCCCGCAGGCCGGCTACCTCGCCGCCCCCGGCATGATCCTCTCGCCGAGCGGCGAGTGCCGCCCCTTCGACGACACCGCCGACGGCACCGTGTTCGGCAACGGCGGCGGCGCGCTCGTCCTGCGCCGCCTCGCCGACGCGCTGCGCGACGGCGACCCGGTGCGCGCCGTGCTGCGCGGCAGCGCCGTCGGCAACGACGGCGCCCGCAAGATGGACTACCACGCGCCCTCCCCGAGGGGCAGGAGGCGGTGA
- a CDS encoding beta-ketoacyl synthase N-terminal-like domain-containing protein has translation MIREALAVAGVDPHSVGCLETHGTGTPMGDPIEFAALERVYGGDRPHPAAVGSVKSVLGHLNTAAGVAGVIKAVLALEHATVPRQVPFTAPNRALGGTGGLRIASPDTPADGWPVPDGPRRAAVSSFGIGGTNAHAVLEQAPSTTHPQQPPHTGQAGQPQPAEHAGQDAGDGPARWALLSAHTETALRTWAGALAGPAGRLPLADVVHTLRTGRSHRRVRCALSAATPGELAAKLRALADGGDLAADEAPKDLHPWLTGQGPLPDAGPESHPARRVRLPGYPFARTRWPRPGDDGQTRTVRPDEPVAADHVVAGRPVLPAAAQLDLALRAARRSTPEATGLADIAFHRPVEVTAPVTLRTVADGDTLRIVSDHTHTQARVVTDPAAPPAPLDAAALSAAHPDSAEPAELYRYFEDNGVCYGPAFQVLRELRHGPGGALARVAATAAAPADADGQILSPYVLDGALQTVIGCVLREDLGGQTFIPFAVDALSVHGPLPDEVWVQVRPRRLAGGGRQVRKYDVTVGAPDGTPALTLTGLALRPTGPAPAASAGPAASVASAGPAGSVASAGSVPVVPQLPAGVHLFTPADVPLAPDTDPAAGSAGWGGPLVVIGEAPLEGADLRLPDPPDAGAAAATGADLAARLPDGGVPVIVWPLSATTPAPGPGSDALRVLALLRALLGPLARRGARIVVPHPAGAFDDAAAVTGSGLAALGRSLAGENPRFHLTALALDPGTTPAALTRAVRAAAAHPPAAHRLITGHQGALAEPVLRPLTVPAPAGPAFRHGGRYWINGMGALAALLAGHLADTYAAHIVVTGRSPAEGGRAAEIARLSRRAARTGGSVTYHRLDSTDAAAVRALADRLHGEGTVHGVLHCAGTLRDSFVLRKDSADADAVIAAKLASAAALDEATAHWPLDCFVVYSSVSGALGSPGQADYAFANAAADELLTRRARRVTSGTRHGRSLSIAWPYWTDGSMRTGGDADQILGAFGMRPMPADVGLAVLETLLGAPKDQAPAPAPVVLYGDLPQLRTSFPLLTGPEPTPAPAAQAPTAQAPAVPAAQAGPVDAGAAAAAGAGALEDRLRAAVAEATRTPVADVTPDRPFDDLGIDSLLAIRVVELLEKDFGRLSKTLLFECRSVAELTEHLLEEFPERCAELTGTTTAAATTGTGTATTGTAGTGPVTAPADPPLPAEEPPASSTAPLDTTPAPASPAGATGQDELPGGSGDIDPRAVAIIGVAGRFPEAEGLDELWANLLAGRDSITEVPRERWDAEALYDPDRSRVDRTYTKWGGFLQGVENFDAPLFSISPREAGTVDPQARLFLEACWAALDDAGYTPDTLVNTGDPVHRKDVGVFVGAMYGEYQLHEAEERLRGNPVLANSAYWSIANRVSYFFDFQGPSTAVDTACSSALTAIHLAVESLRAGSSKVAVAGGVNVLIHPNKYFMLGQGRFAAGDGRCRSFGAGGDGYVPGEGVGAFVLKPLGDALRDGDHIHAVIRGTAANHGGRTNGYTVPNPRAQADLVTKALRDAGLAAGDLDYVEAHGTGTALGDPIEIRGLVSAFARDGVKGPGDLPIGSVKSNVGHLESAAGAVALAKVLLQMRHRTLVPSLHATPANPEIDFGRVPFTVQQSTAPWHTRDGSPRPLRAGISSFGAGGANAHIVVESPPPTAPRPPSGPQQVVVFLSARTDQALTDTARRLHRHLTGARASGQEPRLADIAHTHAVGRPALERRAALAADSLDALLASLEALAAGRPRPWRRTEAAADDPVRVWLDGGRIDRATVSGAGPGARRIPLPHYPFERIRCWYDLQIEHLHHKGLGTVTGEPALSRPHLRDFGRPHTPDPAPEPATAPEPAPVPRRAPEPASVPRRAPEPAPVPRRAPEPAAPPAPALALVPRPAPAPSPAAGPVPLPATDRPDPQEIPPMTRDRKISLRPLGTAPAPAPAHAAAPAPAPAPAPAPAAPVAPVAVVVDPATADRVAEEVGDVLAGVLYMEPADLDPEQSFQMLGVDSILSVEFIALVNAKYATDIKATELYDHPTPAAFARHVAATLGGTPPPAPAPTRPPPPRRPLPRWPRPCPPPHRWRRLRHRWPRRGSGRRPSWRPCASSWPRPCTATCGTSTPTPRSTAWAWTRSSASSSSRSSTTPTASTRRPASSTTTRAWPPSPPTSPPAPPPRRPAPSRPAPSRPAASARPTSTRCWPPYATTGSPSSRPLPCCPSTPERTTTDHDRGRDLRRHPRPDRRRTARDGRPRHHPRPQHARPRRQLHRPHGRGDRGPGRARHHRAGRGPDPGRGPAFPRRRLPLAPEHPRVRALPGPVAVTAAAVLTPLAEDLDGFTAALLAGRSAVTLGGEDTALPVAALDGFDLAAWADRHLPGEDATAARLRKVAGRAALPARTAACVALRAVRDARLTGEQLADGTALIVAGSNLALAHQAATVLGHDRAPGRLRASYALTHLDVDTVGAVSELTGIRGEGWALGGASASGTLALVQAARTVAAGWAERVLVVAPVAELSPVETEALRRTGAMAHEHFRDEPARMCRPFDAARQGFVRGEGAAALVLENPHAARRRDAPVLAEITGHGQRLDARRGTEPDADGQAAAMHAALATAGLEPADIDYVNAHGTGSVLGDTTEAASLTTVFGARTSLRVNSTKPLTGHCLSAAGLIEAAATVAQLRAGTVHPNVNLEQPDTAVPLAGRTAEHLPLRTALSNSFAFGGINASVVIRLPEPRP, from the coding sequence GTGATCCGCGAGGCGCTGGCCGTCGCGGGCGTCGACCCGCACTCGGTGGGCTGCCTGGAGACCCACGGCACCGGCACCCCGATGGGCGACCCGATCGAATTCGCCGCCCTGGAACGGGTCTACGGCGGCGACCGCCCGCACCCGGCGGCCGTCGGCTCGGTCAAGTCCGTCCTCGGCCACCTCAACACCGCCGCCGGCGTCGCCGGTGTCATCAAGGCCGTCCTGGCCCTCGAACACGCCACCGTGCCCCGCCAGGTCCCCTTCACCGCACCCAACCGCGCCCTCGGCGGCACGGGCGGCCTGCGCATCGCCTCCCCGGACACCCCCGCCGACGGCTGGCCGGTGCCCGACGGGCCGCGCCGCGCCGCCGTCAGCTCCTTCGGCATCGGCGGCACCAACGCCCACGCCGTCCTCGAACAGGCCCCGTCCACCACCCACCCGCAACAGCCCCCACACACCGGACAGGCAGGACAGCCCCAACCGGCAGAGCACGCCGGGCAGGACGCCGGCGACGGCCCGGCGCGGTGGGCCCTGCTGTCCGCCCACACCGAGACCGCGCTGCGCACCTGGGCCGGCGCGCTGGCCGGCCCGGCCGGCCGGCTGCCGCTCGCCGACGTCGTGCACACCCTGCGCACCGGCCGCAGCCACCGGCGCGTGCGCTGCGCCCTGTCCGCCGCGACCCCCGGCGAACTCGCCGCCAAACTCCGCGCCCTGGCCGACGGCGGGGACCTGGCCGCCGACGAGGCGCCCAAGGACCTGCACCCCTGGCTCACCGGCCAGGGGCCGCTGCCCGACGCCGGACCGGAGAGCCACCCCGCCCGCCGCGTCCGGCTGCCCGGCTACCCCTTCGCCCGCACCCGCTGGCCCCGCCCCGGCGACGACGGACAGACACGCACCGTGCGGCCCGACGAACCGGTGGCCGCCGACCATGTGGTGGCCGGCCGGCCCGTGCTGCCCGCCGCCGCCCAGCTCGACCTCGCCCTCAGGGCCGCCCGCCGCAGCACCCCCGAGGCCACCGGACTGGCCGACATCGCCTTCCACCGCCCGGTCGAGGTCACCGCCCCGGTGACCCTGCGCACCGTCGCCGACGGCGACACCCTGCGGATCGTCTCCGACCACACCCACACCCAGGCCCGCGTCGTCACCGACCCCGCCGCGCCGCCCGCACCGCTCGATGCGGCCGCCCTGTCCGCCGCCCACCCCGACAGTGCCGAACCGGCCGAGCTGTACCGCTACTTCGAGGACAACGGCGTCTGCTACGGCCCCGCCTTCCAGGTGCTGCGCGAACTGCGGCACGGCCCCGGCGGCGCCCTCGCCAGGGTCGCCGCGACCGCGGCCGCCCCCGCCGACGCCGACGGGCAGATCCTGTCGCCGTACGTCCTCGACGGAGCCCTGCAGACCGTGATCGGCTGCGTGCTGCGTGAGGACCTCGGCGGGCAGACGTTCATCCCGTTCGCCGTCGACGCGCTGAGCGTCCACGGCCCGCTGCCCGACGAGGTGTGGGTGCAGGTACGCCCGCGGCGCCTGGCCGGCGGCGGCCGCCAGGTCCGCAAGTACGACGTGACGGTCGGCGCACCGGACGGCACACCGGCCCTCACCCTCACCGGACTTGCCCTGCGCCCCACCGGACCCGCACCCGCCGCTTCCGCCGGGCCTGCCGCCTCCGTCGCTTCCGCCGGGCCTGCCGGGTCCGTCGCTTCCGCCGGTTCGGTGCCGGTCGTCCCCCAACTGCCGGCCGGGGTGCACCTGTTCACGCCCGCCGATGTGCCCCTCGCCCCTGATACCGACCCGGCCGCCGGGTCGGCCGGGTGGGGCGGGCCGCTCGTCGTCATCGGTGAGGCCCCCCTGGAGGGTGCCGACCTGCGCCTGCCCGACCCGCCCGACGCCGGCGCCGCCGCCGCCACCGGCGCGGACCTCGCCGCACGCCTGCCCGACGGCGGCGTGCCGGTCATCGTGTGGCCGCTGTCGGCCACCACCCCCGCCCCCGGCCCGGGATCGGACGCGCTGCGCGTGCTGGCCCTGCTGCGCGCCCTGTTGGGTCCGCTCGCCAGGCGCGGCGCCCGGATCGTCGTCCCCCACCCCGCGGGCGCCTTCGACGACGCGGCCGCCGTCACCGGCAGCGGCCTGGCCGCCCTGGGCCGTTCACTCGCCGGGGAGAACCCGCGCTTCCACCTCACCGCCCTGGCCCTCGACCCCGGCACCACACCCGCCGCCCTGACCCGCGCCGTGCGGGCAGCGGCAGCCCACCCGCCCGCCGCACACAGGCTGATCACCGGTCACCAAGGCGCCCTCGCCGAGCCGGTGCTGCGCCCCCTGACCGTCCCGGCACCCGCCGGCCCGGCGTTCCGCCACGGCGGCCGCTACTGGATCAACGGCATGGGAGCCCTGGCCGCGCTGCTGGCCGGCCACCTCGCCGACACCTACGCCGCGCACATCGTCGTCACCGGCCGCTCCCCGGCCGAGGGCGGACGCGCCGCCGAGATCGCCCGCCTGTCCCGGCGCGCGGCCCGCACCGGCGGCTCCGTGACCTACCACCGGCTCGACAGCACCGACGCGGCGGCCGTGCGGGCCCTCGCCGACCGCCTGCACGGCGAGGGCACCGTCCACGGCGTCCTGCACTGCGCCGGCACACTGCGCGACTCCTTCGTCCTGCGCAAGGACAGCGCCGACGCCGACGCCGTGATCGCCGCCAAACTCGCCTCGGCCGCCGCACTGGACGAGGCCACCGCCCACTGGCCGCTGGACTGCTTCGTCGTCTACTCGTCCGTCTCCGGCGCCCTCGGCAGCCCCGGCCAGGCCGACTACGCCTTCGCCAACGCCGCCGCCGACGAACTGCTCACCCGCCGCGCCCGCCGCGTCACCTCCGGCACCCGGCACGGGCGTTCGCTCTCCATCGCCTGGCCCTACTGGACCGACGGCTCCATGCGCACCGGCGGCGACGCCGACCAGATCCTCGGCGCGTTCGGCATGCGCCCGATGCCGGCCGACGTGGGCCTGGCCGTCCTCGAGACGCTCCTCGGCGCCCCGAAGGACCAGGCCCCCGCACCCGCGCCCGTCGTCCTGTACGGGGACCTGCCCCAACTGCGCACCTCCTTCCCCCTCCTGACCGGCCCCGAGCCCACACCGGCCCCGGCCGCACAGGCTCCGACCGCCCAGGCTCCGGCGGTCCCGGCCGCGCAGGCCGGGCCCGTGGATGCCGGGGCTGCCGCGGCCGCCGGGGCGGGGGCGCTGGAGGACCGGCTGCGGGCCGCCGTCGCCGAGGCCACCCGTACCCCCGTCGCCGACGTGACCCCCGACAGGCCCTTCGACGACCTCGGCATCGACTCGCTGCTCGCCATCCGCGTCGTCGAACTGCTGGAGAAGGACTTCGGCCGGCTCTCCAAGACGCTGCTCTTCGAATGCCGTTCGGTCGCCGAACTCACCGAGCACCTCCTCGAGGAGTTCCCCGAGCGGTGCGCCGAGCTCACCGGCACCACCACCGCAGCCGCCACCACCGGCACCGGAACGGCCACCACCGGAACCGCCGGTACCGGGCCGGTCACCGCGCCCGCCGACCCGCCGCTTCCGGCGGAGGAGCCGCCCGCGTCCTCCACCGCCCCGCTGGACACCACGCCCGCGCCCGCCTCGCCGGCCGGTGCCACCGGACAGGACGAACTGCCCGGCGGCAGCGGGGACATCGACCCGCGGGCCGTGGCGATCATCGGCGTCGCCGGACGTTTCCCCGAGGCCGAGGGCCTGGACGAACTGTGGGCCAACCTCCTCGCCGGACGCGACAGCATCACCGAGGTGCCGCGCGAACGCTGGGACGCCGAGGCCCTCTACGACCCCGACCGCTCACGCGTGGACCGCACCTACACCAAGTGGGGCGGCTTCCTTCAGGGCGTGGAGAACTTCGACGCACCGCTGTTCAGCATCTCGCCCCGCGAGGCCGGCACCGTCGACCCGCAGGCCCGGCTCTTCCTGGAGGCATGCTGGGCCGCGCTGGACGATGCCGGATACACCCCCGACACCCTCGTGAACACCGGCGACCCCGTGCACCGCAAGGACGTCGGCGTGTTCGTCGGCGCCATGTACGGCGAGTACCAGCTGCACGAGGCGGAGGAGCGGCTGCGCGGCAACCCGGTCCTGGCCAACAGCGCCTATTGGTCCATCGCCAACCGTGTCTCGTACTTCTTCGACTTCCAGGGCCCCAGCACGGCCGTCGACACCGCCTGCTCCTCGGCGCTCACCGCGATCCACCTGGCGGTGGAGTCGCTGCGCGCCGGCAGTTCGAAGGTCGCCGTCGCCGGCGGCGTCAACGTCCTGATCCACCCCAACAAGTACTTCATGCTCGGCCAGGGCAGGTTCGCCGCAGGCGACGGACGCTGCCGCAGCTTCGGCGCGGGCGGCGACGGCTACGTCCCCGGCGAGGGAGTCGGCGCGTTCGTGCTCAAACCCCTCGGCGACGCACTGCGCGACGGCGACCACATCCACGCCGTCATCCGCGGCACCGCCGCCAACCACGGCGGCCGCACCAACGGCTACACCGTGCCCAACCCGCGCGCCCAGGCCGACCTGGTCACCAAGGCGCTGCGCGACGCGGGCCTGGCGGCCGGCGATCTCGACTACGTCGAGGCGCACGGCACCGGCACCGCACTCGGCGACCCCATCGAGATCCGCGGCCTGGTCTCCGCGTTCGCCCGCGACGGCGTCAAGGGCCCCGGCGACCTGCCGATCGGGTCCGTGAAGTCGAACGTCGGCCACCTGGAGTCGGCGGCCGGCGCGGTGGCGCTGGCGAAGGTCCTGCTGCAGATGCGGCACCGCACCCTGGTGCCCTCCCTGCACGCCACCCCCGCCAACCCCGAGATCGACTTCGGCCGGGTCCCGTTCACCGTGCAGCAGAGCACCGCACCGTGGCACACCCGCGACGGGTCACCACGCCCGCTGCGGGCGGGCATCAGCTCCTTCGGCGCCGGCGGCGCCAACGCGCACATCGTCGTCGAGTCCCCGCCCCCCACCGCGCCCCGCCCGCCGAGCGGGCCCCAGCAGGTCGTGGTGTTCCTGTCCGCCCGCACCGACCAGGCCCTCACCGACACCGCACGCCGCCTGCACCGCCACCTCACCGGCGCCCGCGCCTCCGGCCAGGAGCCGCGCCTGGCCGACATCGCCCACACCCACGCCGTCGGACGCCCCGCCCTGGAACGCCGGGCCGCCCTCGCCGCCGACTCCCTCGACGCACTGCTCGCCTCCCTCGAAGCCCTCGCGGCGGGCCGCCCCCGCCCCTGGCGGCGCACCGAGGCCGCCGCCGACGACCCGGTACGGGTGTGGCTCGACGGAGGCCGCATCGACCGCGCCACGGTCAGCGGCGCCGGGCCCGGTGCCCGCCGCATCCCGCTGCCGCACTACCCCTTCGAACGCATCCGCTGCTGGTACGACCTGCAGATCGAGCACCTCCACCACAAGGGCCTGGGCACCGTCACGGGCGAACCGGCCCTGTCCCGCCCCCACCTGCGCGACTTCGGCCGCCCCCACACACCGGACCCCGCACCGGAGCCGGCGACCGCGCCGGAACCCGCGCCCGTGCCGCGCCGTGCACCGGAACCCGCGTCCGTGCCGCGCCGTGCACCGGAACCCGCGCCCGTGCCGCGCCGTGCACCGGAGCCCGCGGCCCCCCCCGCTCCCGCCCTCGCCCTCGTGCCCCGCCCGGCCCCGGCACCCTCGCCGGCGGCGGGCCCCGTGCCGCTGCCCGCGACCGACCGGCCCGACCCACAGGAGATTCCACCCATGACCCGTGACCGCAAGATCTCCCTCCGGCCGCTGGGCACGGCGCCCGCCCCGGCCCCGGCGCACGCGGCGGCGCCCGCCCCGGCCCCCGCCCCGGCCCCGGCCCCCGCCGCACCCGTCGCCCCGGTCGCTGTCGTGGTCGACCCGGCGACGGCGGACCGGGTCGCCGAGGAGGTCGGCGACGTGCTCGCCGGGGTGCTCTACATGGAGCCCGCCGATCTCGACCCGGAGCAGAGCTTCCAGATGCTCGGCGTCGACTCGATCCTCAGCGTCGAGTTCATCGCCCTGGTCAACGCCAAGTACGCCACCGACATCAAGGCCACCGAGCTGTACGACCACCCGACGCCGGCCGCGTTCGCCCGCCATGTCGCCGCGACGCTGGGCGGCACCCCACCCCCCGCCCCGGCCCCCACGCGACCACCCCCGCCCCGGCGGCCCCTGCCCCGGTGGCCCCGGCCGTGCCCGCCCCCGCATCGGTGGCGCCGGCTCCGGCACCGGTGGCCCCGGCGGGGGAGCGGACGGCGGCCGTCCTGGAGACCCTGCGCGAGCAGCTGGCCCAGACCCTGTACTGCGACGTGTGGGACATCGACACCGACGCCACGTTCAACAGCCTGGGCCTGGACTCGATCCTCGGCGTCGAGTTCGTCGCGTTCCTCAACAACGCCTACGGCCTCGACGAGAAGGCCGGCGTCCTCTACGACCACCCGAGCCTGGCCGCCCTCGCCGCCCACATCACCTCCCGCACCACCCCCCAGACGGCCGGCGCCGTCCCGGCCGGCGCCGTCCCGGCCGGCAGCGTCAGCGCGGCCGACCTCGACGCGCTGCTGGCCGCCGTACGCGACAACCGGCTCACCGTCGAGCAGGCCCTTGCCCTGCTGCCCCAGCACACCTGAGAGGACGACCACAGACCATGACAGAGGAAGAGATCTTCGCCGTCATCCGCGCCCAGATCGTCGACGTACTGCCCGAGACGGCCGGCCTCGACATCACCCTCGACCACAGCATGCGCGACCTCGGCGCCAACTCCATCGACCGCATGGACGTGGTGATCGCGGCCCAGGACGAGCTCGGCATCACCGTGCCGGGCGCGGCCCTGACCCGGGCCGAGGACCTGCGTTCCCTCGTCGCCGTCTTCCGCTCGCACCTGAGCACCCACGCGTGAGAGCGCTGCCCGGCCCCGTGGCCGTCACCGCCGCCGCGGTCCTCACCCCGCTCGCCGAGGACCTGGACGGCTTCACCGCCGCCCTGCTCGCCGGCCGCAGCGCGGTGACCCTCGGCGGCGAGGACACCGCCCTGCCCGTCGCCGCCCTCGACGGCTTCGACCTGGCCGCCTGGGCCGACCGGCACCTGCCCGGGGAAGACGCCACCGCGGCCCGGCTGCGCAAGGTCGCCGGCCGGGCCGCGCTGCCCGCCCGCACCGCCGCCTGCGTCGCGCTGCGCGCCGTGCGCGACGCGCGGCTGACCGGGGAGCAACTCGCCGACGGCACCGCGCTGATCGTCGCCGGCAGCAACCTCGCCCTCGCCCACCAGGCGGCAACCGTCCTGGGCCACGACCGGGCCCCCGGCCGGCTGCGCGCCTCCTACGCGCTGACCCACCTCGACGTGGACACGGTCGGCGCGGTCAGCGAGCTCACCGGCATCCGCGGCGAGGGCTGGGCGCTGGGCGGCGCGTCGGCCAGCGGCACCCTCGCCCTCGTCCAGGCCGCCCGCACCGTCGCCGCCGGCTGGGCAGAACGCGTCCTGGTCGTCGCCCCGGTCGCCGAACTGTCCCCGGTGGAGACAGAGGCGCTGCGCCGCACCGGCGCGATGGCCCACGAGCACTTCCGTGACGAACCCGCCCGCATGTGCCGGCCCTTCGACGCCGCACGCCAGGGCTTCGTCCGCGGCGAGGGGGCCGCCGCGCTCGTCCTGGAGAACCCGCACGCGGCCCGCCGCCGCGACGCCCCGGTCCTGGCCGAGATCACCGGGCACGGCCAGCGCCTGGACGCCCGGCGCGGCACCGAACCCGACGCCGACGGCCAGGCGGCCGCCATGCACGCGGCCCTGGCCACCGCCGGTCTCGAGCCCGCCGACATCGACTACGTCAACGCGCACGGCACCGGCTCCGTCCTGGGCGACACCACGGAAGCGGCCTCCCTCACCACGGTGTTCGGCGCCCGCACCTCGCTGCGCGTCAACTCCACCAAACCGCTGACCGGTCACTGCCTGTCGGCGGCCGGCCTGATCGAGGCCGCCGCCACCGTCGCGCAACTGCGGGCGGGCACCGTGCACCCCAACGTGAACCTGGAACAGCCCGACACCGCCGTGCCGCTGGCCGGCCGCACCGCCGAACACCTGCCGCTGCGCACCGCGCTCAGCAACAGCTTCGCCTTCGGCGGCATCAACGCCTCCGTGGTGATCCGCCTCCCCGAACCCCGGCCCTGA